Part of the Thermoplasmata archaeon genome, GAGATAGGAAGCGCCGCGCGCCGCGGAGGTCTCGAGCAATCTAGCGAGCTCAGGACACATTGTTTCGAAGCACCTGAAGCGCACCCAGGTGTTAAACCTTGCTCTCTATGAGAGGCGCGCCGCCTGCACAAACCTTTTAAATAGAGGCATGGATGGGGGTAGTCAAACCGGGTGAGTCGGTGAAGGAGATGGAGTACACCCGCTTCGAGCGGGCCAGAATTATCGGCGCTCGCGCACTCCAAATAACGATGGGTGCACCCATACTGATAAATCTGCCCAAAACAGAGATAGACCCCATAAAAATAGCGACGCTCGAGTTTGAGCGGGGGGTCATTCCGATAACGGTGATGAGGGACGATAAAATCGTGAAGCCGGGGGAAGGGAAATGAGCCGAATTCAGAGCCTCTGGGCCAGAAAAATTCTGGACAGCAGGGGCAACCCCACGGTCGAGGTGGATATATGGACGGAAGATGGCTTCGGGAGCGCGGCCGCGCCGAGCGGCGCGAGCACGGGCGCCCACGAGGTCCAGGCCTTCCCCCCGCAGGGCGTTGACTTCGCGGTCAGGCAGTTCAAAGAAGAATTTGCGCCCGCCCTGAAGGGGATGAACGTTTTCCTGCAAAGGAGGTTCGACGTCGAGCTCAAGAGGCTCGATGGCACCTCCAACTTCAGAAGGATGGGCGGGAATGTCGCGGTGGCGGCCTCGCTCGCCCTCGCCAGGGCCGCCGCCAACACGCTGGGTGTCCCGCTCTACCAGTACCTAGGCGGCGCGTTCGCGGGCTACTGCATACCATATCCTTTGGCCAACGTGCTGGGCGGCGGCAGGCACGCCCGGGGCGGGACAGACATACAGGAGTTCCTAGTAATCTCCTTCGGCCCGACCGTGGCGGACTGTGTCTTCGCCAACGCGCTCATTCATAAAAAAGTTGGAGAGGCGCTGGGAAAGAAGCTCTCAGGCGCCGCGCTCGGCAAAGGCGACGAGGGAGCCTGGGTGGCCAGAATAGGCAACATCGAGGCGCTGGAGCTGGTATCGAAGTGCTGCGCGGAGGTCTCGAGGGAGCTGGGGTTCCAGATACAGCCCGCGCTCGACTTCGCCGCTTCCGAGCTCTACAGGAACGAGCGCTACTGCTATAAAGAAAAGAAGCTGACCCGGGAGAAGCAGCTCGACTTCGTCGAGAAGCTGGTGCGCGACTACAATCTCTACCTCGTCGAGGACCCGCTGGAGCAGGAGGACTTCCACGGGTACGTCGAGCTGACGGAGAGAATCGGCAGGGACTGTCTGGTCGTCGGCGACGACCTGTTCGTCACGAGCACGAAGAGAATCAAGAAGGGCATAGACCTGGGCGCCTGCAACGCGGTGCTCATCAAGCCCAACCAGGTCGGCACCCTCTCCGACACCTACGACGCCGTATGCCTCGCCGAGCAGAGCGGCTACAAGACGGTGATATCGCACCGCAGCGGGGAGACCGAGGACAATTGTTTGGCCCATCTGGGTGTGGCGTTCAGCTGCCACGCGATAAAGACCGGGGCCGTGGGGGGCGAGAGGTGCGCCAAGCTCAACGAGCTGATTCGAATTCAGGAGATAATCACGAAGGAGAAAGAGATAGTATCCGGTGGGGATTGAGATGCCGCAGACCGATGAGCTCATTTCCGTGGACCTCCGCTCGGAGTCCCAGGCGTCGGAGGGGCTGCTGGTGCAGGAGGAGGTCTACCTGACGGC contains:
- a CDS encoding enolase C-terminal domain-like protein, whose protein sequence is MSRIQSLWARKILDSRGNPTVEVDIWTEDGFGSAAAPSGASTGAHEVQAFPPQGVDFAVRQFKEEFAPALKGMNVFLQRRFDVELKRLDGTSNFRRMGGNVAVAASLALARAAANTLGVPLYQYLGGAFAGYCIPYPLANVLGGGRHARGGTDIQEFLVISFGPTVADCVFANALIHKKVGEALGKKLSGAALGKGDEGAWVARIGNIEALELVSKCCAEVSRELGFQIQPALDFAASELYRNERYCYKEKKLTREKQLDFVEKLVRDYNLYLVEDPLEQEDFHGYVELTERIGRDCLVVGDDLFVTSTKRIKKGIDLGACNAVLIKPNQVGTLSDTYDAVCLAEQSGYKTVISHRSGETEDNCLAHLGVAFSCHAIKTGAVGGERCAKLNELIRIQEIITKEKEIVSGGD
- a CDS encoding DNA-directed RNA polymerase subunit K, which produces MGVVKPGESVKEMEYTRFERARIIGARALQITMGAPILINLPKTEIDPIKIATLEFERGVIPITVMRDDKIVKPGEGK